From the Pelecanus crispus isolate bPelCri1 chromosome W, bPelCri1.pri, whole genome shotgun sequence genome, one window contains:
- the LOC142596577 gene encoding large ribosomal subunit protein eL37-like, with protein sequence MVKREETKGTSSFGKRRNKTHTLCRRCGSKAYHLQKSTCGKCGYPAKRKRKYNWSAKAKRRNTTGTGRMRHLKRVYRRFRNGFREGTTPKPKRAAVAASSSS encoded by the exons atggTGAAGAGAG AGGAG acGAAGGGTACATCGTCATTTGGTAAGCGACGCAATAAGACACACACCTTGTGTCGTCGATGTGGATCCAAGGCATACCATCTGCAGAAATCTACCTGTGGGAAATGTGGTTACCCCGCTAAGCGTAAGAGAAAGT ATAACTGGAGTGCAAAGGCTAAAAGACGCAACACCACTGGTACTGGTCGCATGAGGCACCTGAAAAGGGTCTACCGTCGATTCAG GAATGGATTCCGTGAGGGAACTACGCCGAAGCCCAAGAGAGCAGCTGTTGCAGCCTCCAGTTCATCATAA